The Candidatus Accumulibacter similis genome has a segment encoding these proteins:
- a CDS encoding phosphate ABC transporter ATP-binding protein, translating into MVDVAAPAPVTGASQRAVAAFPNKLEVRNLTIRYGSAVALRDVSLSIREHEIFGIIGPANAGKTSFLKAINRMDVFTSGMRVDGEIHFAGRDTRRLNNVYALRSRIGVVFPLPVGLPMTVYDNVALSPRLRGVTEKAELDVIVQRCLTRAALWDEVKDRLDALGSLLSGGQQQRLTIARALSQEPDLLMLDEFSIAVDPVTTMRIEDVLKELRQEVTIILVTNLVQQARRLADRTAFFLGGECVEIGVTEDLFTGEVKDQRTRDYVEGRFG; encoded by the coding sequence ATGGTAGATGTCGCAGCCCCGGCGCCGGTCACCGGTGCCAGCCAGCGGGCGGTCGCCGCCTTTCCGAACAAGCTCGAGGTGCGCAATCTGACGATCCGCTACGGCAGCGCGGTGGCGCTGCGCGACGTCAGCCTGTCGATCCGCGAGCACGAGATCTTCGGCATCATCGGCCCGGCGAACGCCGGCAAGACGTCGTTCCTGAAGGCGATCAACCGCATGGACGTGTTTACCAGCGGCATGCGGGTGGACGGCGAGATCCACTTCGCCGGCCGCGACACACGCCGGCTGAACAACGTCTATGCCCTGCGCAGCCGCATCGGCGTCGTCTTTCCGCTGCCGGTGGGACTGCCGATGACGGTCTACGACAACGTCGCGCTGTCGCCGCGCCTGCGTGGCGTCACGGAGAAGGCCGAACTCGACGTCATCGTCCAGCGCTGCCTGACCCGCGCCGCGCTCTGGGACGAAGTCAAGGACCGCCTGGACGCGCTCGGCAGCCTGCTCTCCGGCGGCCAGCAGCAGCGCCTGACGATCGCCCGTGCGCTGTCGCAGGAACCGGACCTGCTGATGCTCGACGAGTTCTCGATCGCCGTCGACCCGGTGACGACGATGCGCATCGAGGACGTGCTGAAGGAGTTGCGCCAGGAAGTGACGATCATCCTCGTCACCAATCTCGTGCAGCAGGCACGGCGTCTCGCCGACCGCACGGCCTTCTTCCTCGGCGGCGAGTGCGTCGAGATCGGCGTCACCGAGGACCTGTTCACCGGCGAGGTGAAGGATCAGCGAACGCGCGACTACGTCGAGGGCCGCTTCGGCTAG